DNA from Asticcacaulis sp. ZE23SCel15:
CAGTTACCCGCTACGCCCCGAGCGATATGCGCGATATCGGCGGCGGCGTGCCTTATGTGTTTGATACCCTCTACTATGGTCGCCGTTACTACCTCGGTGTGTCGACGACCTTCTGATTTTAACTAATCATCTCCTGGCCCTGTCCGGCCCTGTTTATCAGGGCCGGACCTTTTTTCCTCAGAGAGACCTGCGTTAAGATCGACCTGTTTGTTTGCTTAAAGGATTACTTCTCATGAATGTGCGCACGATTATGTTGTCAACCGTCTACGGACTGTCTGTGGCCATGATCGGTGGTATCCCCGCCTATGCGCAAACGTCTGCCCCCGCAACCGTTGCCGGGATTGAGGCCAGTTGGCTTAAAGCCCCCGCCCGACCCAATCTCAATTTTTCCCCCACCAGCATACCGTCGCGTCAGTCCATGATGTCCGCGCTCGATTATGTGGCTGCGGCCCAAATCGCCGACATGAGCCGCCGCCCCATCCAGCTTTCGACCGGCTCAAACCTGTCGGAAATTTCGTCCAACTGGGTGGCTGCCACCTTTTATGTCGGAGCGGCGCGATTAGCCCGCGAGTCCGATAACAAAGATATTCTGCGGTTTCTGACCGCCACCGCCGAACACTATAACTACGCCTTTCGCGGCGCGCGGGCCGAGCGCCTGCTGCTCAATGCCGACGATGTGGCGATCGGTGATCTCTATCAGGAAATCTATGCCCGCCGTGGTCAGCAAGGCGTGATCATGCCCTTGCAGCAGCGTCTGGATTACATGGTCCCGCACCTTAACCGCGTTCAGGAGACGGAGAGCCTGATCTGGTGGTGGTGCGATGCGCTTTATATGGCCCCGCCCGTTCTGGCGCGTCAGACCGCCCTCACCGGCGATATGAAATACCTGCGCGCTATGGATAAGGAATGGCGGCGCACAGCAGCCCGCCTGTGGGTCGAAGACGACAGTCTGTTCCTGCGGGATGAGCGCTTTAAGGACGAACACCATAAGGGTGCCACCGGCCAGCCGATCTACTGGTCGCGCGGTAATGGCTGGGTCATGGGGGGGCTGGCGCGCACGCTGGAGTCCATGCCCGCGGATTTTGAGGGCCGTGAGTTCTACGTCACCACCTTCACCAAGATGGCGGGCCGGATCAAGGAACTGCAACGCAGCGACGGCCTGTGGTCGACCGATCTCAACGACCCGAAGTCCTTCCCCGAAGCTGAAACGTCGGGTTCGGCCTTCTTTGTCTATGCGCTGGCCTGGGGGATCAATCACGGCCTGCTCGACCGCGCGACCTATCAACCGACCGTGCTTAAGGGCTGGGCGGCGCTGAACAAGCATGTCTTGCCCAACGGTCTGATCGGGGCGGCGCAAAAGACCGGCGACCGGCCGGTACCGACAAAGGCCGAGGATGTTGGGCCATATGCCACCGGTGCTTACCTGTTGGCCGGAATTGAGATCATGAACCTGGGCAAGCCCGCGCAAGCCCTGCCCGAAGCCGAACCGTCCCGCGATGATGAAGCCACCATCCTTGCCACCACGCCGCAGCCGATTGCGCCGGTGACGGTAATTGGCGACGAAGAGAAAAAGCGCCGTGACGCCGAAATGAAGGCGACCCGCGCCCTCGCCTACGATCCGGCGACCCTGAAACGTCCGGCAGCCGTCGAAAAACTGACCCCGCCCGCCGATCAGACCCCGCGCGCTGTCGCCCGCTTTGCGCCAGAACGGTTTGATGATCTGCTGTGGGAGAATGATAAGGTCGCCCACCGCATTTATGGCCCTGCTCTACAGGCCCGCGAAGCCCCCTCCGGCTCCGGCATCGATGTCTGGGCCAAGCGCGTGCGCTACCCCTATATGGATCGTCAGCTTAAGTTCCCCAACTACCACGTCGATCGCGGCGAAGGCTTGGATTATTACGATGTCGGCCGTGGCCGCGGCGCCGGTGGGCTTGGCATCTGGTATGACAATAAACTGTGGACATCGCGTAATTTCACCACATATGAGATCCTGAAAACCGGCGCCGATGAAGCCAAATTCAAGGTCGATTACCGTCCGTGGCCGGTCGATGTCGCGCGCAAGGTCTGGGAGACGCGGACGTTTTCACTACCGCTGGGGTCGAACTTCACGCGCATGACCTCGACGATATCGTCGGACACCAAAGACCCGCTGATCGTCGCCATCGGAATCACCAAACGCAAAGGCGATGCAGGCAACGGCATTGTCACCAAAGACGCCAAATCCGGAACTTTGAGCTTCTGGGAACCGGCCAGCGTTAACGGCAGCATCGGCATCACCATCGCCGCTGATCCGGCCATGGTCGAAGGCTTCACTGAGG
Protein-coding regions in this window:
- a CDS encoding glycoside hydrolase family 88 protein; translated protein: MNVRTIMLSTVYGLSVAMIGGIPAYAQTSAPATVAGIEASWLKAPARPNLNFSPTSIPSRQSMMSALDYVAAAQIADMSRRPIQLSTGSNLSEISSNWVAATFYVGAARLARESDNKDILRFLTATAEHYNYAFRGARAERLLLNADDVAIGDLYQEIYARRGQQGVIMPLQQRLDYMVPHLNRVQETESLIWWWCDALYMAPPVLARQTALTGDMKYLRAMDKEWRRTAARLWVEDDSLFLRDERFKDEHHKGATGQPIYWSRGNGWVMGGLARTLESMPADFEGREFYVTTFTKMAGRIKELQRSDGLWSTDLNDPKSFPEAETSGSAFFVYALAWGINHGLLDRATYQPTVLKGWAALNKHVLPNGLIGAAQKTGDRPVPTKAEDVGPYATGAYLLAGIEIMNLGKPAQALPEAEPSRDDEATILATTPQPIAPVTVIGDEEKKRRDAEMKATRALAYDPATLKRPAAVEKLTPPADQTPRAVARFAPERFDDLLWENDKVAHRIYGPALQAREAPSGSGIDVWAKRVRYPYMDRQLKFPNYHVDRGEGLDYYDVGRGRGAGGLGIWYDNKLWTSRNFTTYEILKTGADEAKFKVDYRPWPVDVARKVWETRTFSLPLGSNFTRMTSTISSDTKDPLIVAIGITKRKGDAGNGIVTKDAKSGTLSFWEPASVNGSIGITIAADPAMVEGFTEDAENYLILLRVTPGKPFSYYMGSAWDGGLDFKSREAWDAFVKSQTFSFAPIK